From Desulforegula conservatrix Mb1Pa:
AGGAGGACGATTCATTTTTTTATCTTAATCCAAGATTTATTATGCACATAGATACTTTGGCAGCTTCAACGTTATCACGTCTATATGCAAAATATCTGAAGCCAAGGTATGATGTTCTTGATCTTATGACCAGCTGCGAATCCCACATCCCTGAGCATATTGAACTGAATTCAGTAACCGGACTTGGAATGAATATGGATGAAATGCTCGCTAATCCGGTACTTACAAAGCGGCTTGTTCATGATCTTAACAAAAATCACATCATGCCTTTTGATTCAGGCAGTTTTGATACTGTTTTATGTTCTCTGTCTGTGGAGTATTTAATCAGGCCTGTGGATGTATTTTCTGAGGTGGCAAGAATATTGAAACCTGGGGGCAGATTCGTTGTCTCATTTTCCAACAGATGGTTTCCTCCAAAAGCAATAAGGCTGTGGGCCGAATTGCATGACTTTGAAAAAATGGGACTTGTTCTGGATTATTTTATGAAAACAGATCTTTTTGAAAATCTTGAAACATTTTCTTCACGTGGCTATCCAAGGCCTTATGATGACAAATATTTCCCTTCCCAGAGGTTGTCAGACCCTGTTTATGCCGTGGCAGGGGAGAGAAAGTAGAAGCATTTGGGCGGTTGCGATTATCTTTCATCATATAATGACTGATTAAGGGGCTTTGGGGAAAAGCCCCAGAAGCTATTACTCTCAATGATGCTTCAAACTGTTAACTTCCACGGCAACATGAACTATTGCCTTAAATTGTTCGAGCATGTTTTTGAAATGTGCGGGGCCCATTTTTCTTGAGGAAATGCTTATCATTGCGGCATATTCGGATGAGTTTATTTTCCACATATGGAAGTCGAGTATTTTTGTTTCTCCATCAGACGTTATAATTTTGTGGACTTCGTTAATCAGCCCTTGGTTTGTATTTCGGTCCACAAGAATTTCTGAAGTTGTTATAATCAGGCCGTAAGCCCATTTAAGAATAACAACACTGCCAACGGCTCCCATGAAAGGGTCGAGCCAGTTCCATCCCAGGTATTTCCCTGCTGAAAGCGCAAATATGGCTGTAATCGACGTAATGGCGTCTGCCGCGACATGGAAATAAGCAGCCCTTAGATTGTGGTCGTGATCTCCGTGGCTGTGATCTTTATGCTTGTGGCCTTCATGTTTTGATCCGTCTCTGTGACTATGATCGTTGTGTTCATGGGTTTCATGTAAAATAACTGCTGAAACCAGATTTACAATAAGACCGATCACGGCCACTATTATTGCCTCGTTGAATCTTATCTGCTCAGGCGCAAAAAATCTTTCCACTGATTCAAAACATATCAGGATAGCGGCAAAACCCAGCATAACTGCGCTGGCAAAACCGCCAAGAACGCTTATTTTGCCTGTTCCGAACACATAGGCCGGGTCTTTTGCGTGCTTTCTTGCATATGCATATGCAAAGAATGCGACCCCAAGTGCAAGTACATGGGTTCCCATGTGCCATCCGTCCGCAAGAAGTGCCATCGATCCGAAAATCATTCCTGACGCTACTTCTGCAACCATCATTATTGCTGTTATCCAGATGACATATTTGACTTTTTTTTCGCCGGACTGATCAGGCAGGGCAAAATCATGGCTGTGAACCCATTCGTCAATTTCAAGAAAATTCATTTTATGAGCCCTTTTAAATTATTAATAACAGCTAATAATTTTAGTCTATCCGAAAAACAACCATAAAAGTAAATAATAATATTGAAAATTCTTCTTGCATTTGATGGTTTCGACTGATTTCAGATCACATTTTGGCTAATTTCCCTCACAAGCAGGCCTGATGATTATAGTCACCCCTGGATCTGGCCTTGATATGCAGGTTCATAATTTCTTCATTTTTTCAAGGGACTTGTTGTCACCCAGTATTATCATTATATCACTGTCTTTCAGCATAAAGTGGCCTGTCGGGATCATATGGACCCTCTCAGGAATGAGTTCCTTTATCGCTATAACCTGAATGCCGTATTTATTTATAAGGTCAAGATCCTTGAGTTTTTTGCCGAGAAAGGAGCTGGGTGGAGCCATCTGAACAATACTGTAGTCTTCCATAAAAGGAAGGTA
This genomic window contains:
- a CDS encoding class I SAM-dependent methyltransferase; this translates as MIGSESVADVEFSLEWKSGDASHREVSFRRINFWRDIMPGDLYSMFMGSFEGDRFDTRFRAGEFVPLYNQHGEIKIKRSLFNDSKASLRVGRFYPRGLLKGLPGLFPENIEPFRCTYYDGDLLHADFNHPMAGREVHIEAMIRGVNPVANTIGGECAVLSEVLVSGPGMQARWKEKPTHFISHEDDFKREIEEDDSFFYLNPRFIMHIDTLAASTLSRLYAKYLKPRYDVLDLMTSCESHIPEHIELNSVTGLGMNMDEMLANPVLTKRLVHDLNKNHIMPFDSGSFDTVLCSLSVEYLIRPVDVFSEVARILKPGGRFVVSFSNRWFPPKAIRLWAELHDFEKMGLVLDYFMKTDLFENLETFSSRGYPRPYDDKYFPSQRLSDPVYAVAGERK
- the dmeF gene encoding CDF family Co(II)/Ni(II) efflux transporter DmeF, whose product is MNFLEIDEWVHSHDFALPDQSGEKKVKYVIWITAIMMVAEVASGMIFGSMALLADGWHMGTHVLALGVAFFAYAYARKHAKDPAYVFGTGKISVLGGFASAVMLGFAAILICFESVERFFAPEQIRFNEAIIVAVIGLIVNLVSAVILHETHEHNDHSHRDGSKHEGHKHKDHSHGDHDHNLRAAYFHVAADAITSITAIFALSAGKYLGWNWLDPFMGAVGSVVILKWAYGLIITTSEILVDRNTNQGLINEVHKIITSDGETKILDFHMWKINSSEYAAMISISSRKMGPAHFKNMLEQFKAIVHVAVEVNSLKHH